CAGTATATGATGATAAGACAACAAGTATTTTTCAATTTTATAACATTTGTATAACAAGCCTAATTTTTCCGTTTATGTTTGATACAATGAGACAAACAACAATAAGTAGGTAGGTGAAGCACACATGCTAAAAGGATGGCTTCCAGTAGTATTTATATTTGTACTAATTACTGGATCCTGTTCACCCAAAGAAGCTTCTACTTTAAATGTTTATCAAATGACTCCAGATGATTATAAAGTTTTCTTTTATTCAGAACAATCGAAGCTTGAATTAGAAGAAAATTATATAGATGCACTATTAAAATTGAGATTATCCAACCCTGAGAAACTTGGAAATCTTTCCTTAAGTAAGAGTTCAATTTTCAGTACCGAAACAAACCACCCTTCCATAAAACATTATCCTGCTTTGGTAATCGAAAAAAATGGACAAACATTGGCTACTATGTCTGGACAAAAAAGGAAAAATGACATATTCACTCTGTTACAGGATACCATAACTTATGAGTAACTTTTACTTAATGAAGAAGGAGCAATGAAAAGCTCAAATAGATGTTCATTTACCCCTAAAAAAATCCCTCCCATCCTATAGGATGGGAGGGATTTTTATTCTTTACATAGAGTGTATTGGTTTACCTAATGCAACTTCAGCTGCTTCCATCGTAATCTCACCTAATGATGGGTGAGCATGGATTGTAAGAGCTAAGTCCTCTGCAGTCATACCTGATTCAATAGCCAAGCCAACTTCGGCGATCATATCACTAGCATTTGCACCGGCAATTTGACCACCAATAATTAGACCGTCCTCTTTGCGAGTAACAAGCTTCAAGAAGCCATCGTTTTCATTAAGTGAAAGCGCACGACCGTTTGCTGCAAATGGAAATTTAGCTGCATTAACATCATAACCAGCTTCTTTCGCTTCAGCTTCTGTATAGCCTACACTTGCTAATTCAGGCTCAGAGAATACTACAGCAGGAATACCATGATAATCAATTTCAGAAGCATGTCCACTAATTGCTTCCGCAGCTATCTTACCTTCATAAGAAGCTTTATGAGCAAGTGGTGGTCCAGTTACAATATCTCCAATAGCATAGATATTGTCAATGTTTGAGCGGCACTGTTTGTCAATCTTAATTAGACCTTTATCGTCTAAATCAATGCCTACCTGTTCTAGACCAAGTTCGTCAGTGTTAGGTTTACGTCCTACTGTTACAAGTACGTAATCTGCATCAACAGTGTGTGTTTCACCTTTTGCTTCATACGTTACAGTAGCCCCATTTTCACCTTCTTCTACACCTTGAGCCATTGCATTTGTCACAACATTAACATTCTTCTTCTTAAGTTTCTTCTTAACAAGCTGACGCATTTGTTTTTCGAAACCAAGTAGAATATCTTCTTGGCCTTCTAGAATTGTAACTTCTGTACCAAAGTTCGCATAGGCAGTACCTAGCTCAGTACCAATGTAGCCTCCACCAATTACTACCATTTTCTCAGGAATTTCATCTAATGCCAATGCTCCAGTAGAACTGATTACACGATCGGAATACTTGAAGTTAGGTAGCTCAATTGGACGAGAACCTGTTGCGATAATACAGTTATTAAACGTGTAAGTTTGAGAGTTCTTCTCATCCATAATACGTACGGTGTTTTTGTCAACGAAGTACACTTCACCCTTGACAATATCTACTTTATTACCTTTAAGTAGACCTTCTACACCACCTGTAAGCTTGTCAACAACTTTGCCTTTCCATTCTTGCACCTTAGAGAAATCAACTGTAACATTCTCAGATTTAATTCCCATTTCATCTGCACCATGAGCATGCTCATAGCGGTGACCAGCTTGGATTAATGCTTTTGAAGGGATACACCCAACGTTTAAGCATACACCACCAAGACTACCTTTGTCTGCAATTGCTACTTTTTGACCTTCTTGGGCAGCACGGATAGCAGCTACATAGCCGCCAGGTCCCGCACCAACTACAAGAGTGTCTAATTCAATTGGAAAATCTCCTACTACCATACGATTACGCCTCCATCATAATTAATTGTGGATCGTTCAGTAAACGTTTGATTTGGTTCATTGCATTCTGTGCTGTAGCACCGTCAATTAGACGATGGTCAAAGCTTAGTGATAAAGCAAGAACCGGAGCTACGACTACTTCTCCATCTTTAACAACAGGTTTTTCCGCAATACGACCAATTCCTAGTATAGCTACTTCAGGATGGTTGATTACAGGAGTGAACCATTGTCCACCAGCTGAACCGATGTTTGTGATAGTACAAGAAGCGCCTTTCATCTCCTCAGATGTTAGTTTACCATCACGAGCTTTTCCTGCCAATTCATTGATTTCTGAGGAAATGCCGAAAATGGATTTACGATCCGCATCTTTAACTACCGGTACTACAAGACCTTTGTCTGTATCCGCAGCAATACCAATATTGTAATAATGCTTATAAACGATTTCTTGAGCTTCATCATCAAGAGACGCGTTTAATGTTGGGTACTTCTTCAATGTAGATACAAGTGCACGAACTACATATGGAAGATACGTTAATTTAATATCTTGATCAGCAGCTACCTGCTTGAATTTCTTACGATGAGCAACAAGCTCAGTAACGTCAACTTCATCCATTAATGTTACGTGTGGAGCTGTTTGTTTAGAGTTGGACATTGCTTTAGCAATCGCCTTACGCATACCGTTCATTTTCTCACGAGTTTCAGGATATTGACCTTGTGGTGCTTCTTGCTGCTGTGCTTCTTGTGTTGTACCTTGATCAGTAGTCTCTTCTGCCTCTGTTTGAGTAGTTTCAGACTTCTGATCACCGTTGATGTAAGCTTCTACGTCTTCTTTAAGAACGCGTCCATTCTTACCAGAGCCGGATACTTTATTAATGTTTACGTCTTTTTCACGTGCAAACTTACGAACTGAAGGCATTGCAATTACACGCTCGCCAGATTCGTCTTCCTCTTCTTCAGAAGCAGATTGGTCTGAACTTTCAGTTTTAGCTTGCTCTTGTTTTTCATCCTTCTCTTTCTTCTCTTCCTTCTCTTCTTCCTTGGAAGAATCATCAGAACTTTCGCTAGTATTATCTTCATAACCAGGTGCATCAAAGGTAATGATGACAGTACCTACAGTGGTAACTTCACCTTCACCTACATGAACCTGTTTAACAGTTCCTTCAACTGGGGAAGGAATTTCAACTACTGCTTTATCGTTCTGAACTTCACAAAGGACGTCATCTTCTTTAACTTCGTCGCCATCCTTGACGAACCATTTAGCAATCTCACCTTCATGGATACCTTCACCGATATCCGGTAGCTTGAATTCATAAGCCACTTTGATTACCTCCTATCGTTGGTTGGATTAAAAGTTCATTACTTTATTAACTTTTTCAATGATACTGTTATGATTTGGCAACCAAACTTCTTCAGCTTGAGAGAATGGATAAACAGTGTCAGGTGCAGTAACACGCAGAATAGGAGCTTCAAGATGTAAAATAGCACGTTCTTGAATTTCAGATGTCACTGCAGCGGCAACGCCACCTTGTTTTTGAGCTTCTTGAATCATAACAACACGATTTGTCTTTTTAACAGATTCAATGATTGTATCATAATCAATCGGGCTAATTGTACGTAGGTCAATTACTTCGGCTTCAATTCCATCTTCAGCTAGTTGGTCAGCAGCTTTAAGTGCCTGATGAACCATTGCACCATATCCGATTAGTGTTACATCTTTACCTTCACGTTTAACATCTGCTTTATCTAATTCAACTGTATAATCTTCTTCTGGTACTTCACCACGGAAAGAACGGTAAAGCTTCATATGCTCTAAGAAGAATACAGGATCATTATTACGAATTGAAGAAAGAAGCAGACCTTTTGCATCATATGGAGTTGAAGGGACTACTACTCTGATTCCTGGCTGTTGAGTTAATAAACCTTCTAAAGAGTCAGCATGAAGTTCAGGAGTATGAACACCACCACCAAATGGAGCACGGATTGTAACTGGCATGTTATATGTGTCGCCAGAACGATAACGATAACGCGCCATTTGACCGTTAATCGCATCCATTGCTTCATAGATGAAACCAATGAATTGAATTTCAGGTACTGGGCGGAAATCCTGTAGGGCTAGACCTACAGACATCCCGATGATACCGGACTCAGCTAGTGGAGTATCGAATACACGATCTTCACCATATTCAGCTTGCAGGCCTTCTGTAGCACGGAATACGCCACCATTTTGCCCTACGTCTTCACCGAAAATTAAAACATTTTCATCGTTTTTAAGTTCGGTATGCATCGCATTAGTAATGGCTTGAATCATTGTCATTTGTGCCATGATCTACTTCGACTCCTTTTCTTCGTATTCTTCCTTTTGTTCTTTCAAGTTAGCAGGAAGTTCCTCATGCATAATGGAAATAAGGTCAGTAACCTTTTGTTTTGGCTGTTCGTCTGCTTTCTTAATTGCAGCTTTGATTTCCTCTTTTGCATTTTCAATAATTTCATTTTCTTTTTCTTCAGACCATAAGTCTTTGCTTTCAAGATACTTACGAAAACGAGTTAGGGGGTCTTTCTTTTCCCATTCGTTTTCTTCTTCTTCATTACGATAACGAGTTGGATCGTCACCAGCCATTGTATGTGGACCATAACGGTACGTAAGTGTTTCTATTAGTGAAGGACCTTCCCCATTCACAGCGCGCTCACGAGCATCTAGTGTCGCTTTATAAACAGCTAGTACATCCATTCCGTCTACTTGTACACCTTCAATACCAGCAGCTACTGCTTTTTGAGCGTTTGTTTGTGCAGCTGTTTGCTTTTCTGCTGGAACAGAGATTGCATAACGGTTGTTCTGTACAAAGAAAATAGCTGGAGCTTGATATGCACCAGCAAAGTTGATTCCTTCGTAGAAATCACCTTGAGATGCACCACCTTCACCTGTGTATGTTACGGCTACGTTTTTCTTACCGCGCTTTTTCATACCAAGTGCTACACCAGCAGCTTGGGTGTATTGCGCACCAATAATAATTTGTGGACTTACAGCATTCACTTCAGGCATTTGGTTACCATGGAAGTGACCACGGGAGAATAAGAATGCTTGATATAATGGAAGTCCGTGAAAAATAAGCTGTGGAACATCACGATATGCCGGAAGTAAG
This genomic stretch from Pontibacillus yanchengensis harbors:
- the lpdA gene encoding dihydrolipoyl dehydrogenase, whose amino-acid sequence is MVVGDFPIELDTLVVGAGPGGYVAAIRAAQEGQKVAIADKGSLGGVCLNVGCIPSKALIQAGHRYEHAHGADEMGIKSENVTVDFSKVQEWKGKVVDKLTGGVEGLLKGNKVDIVKGEVYFVDKNTVRIMDEKNSQTYTFNNCIIATGSRPIELPNFKYSDRVISSTGALALDEIPEKMVVIGGGYIGTELGTAYANFGTEVTILEGQEDILLGFEKQMRQLVKKKLKKKNVNVVTNAMAQGVEEGENGATVTYEAKGETHTVDADYVLVTVGRKPNTDELGLEQVGIDLDDKGLIKIDKQCRSNIDNIYAIGDIVTGPPLAHKASYEGKIAAEAISGHASEIDYHGIPAVVFSEPELASVGYTEAEAKEAGYDVNAAKFPFAANGRALSLNENDGFLKLVTRKEDGLIIGGQIAGANASDMIAEVGLAIESGMTAEDLALTIHAHPSLGEITMEAAEVALGKPIHSM
- a CDS encoding 2-oxo acid dehydrogenase subunit E2, with translation MAYEFKLPDIGEGIHEGEIAKWFVKDGDEVKEDDVLCEVQNDKAVVEIPSPVEGTVKQVHVGEGEVTTVGTVIITFDAPGYEDNTSESSDDSSKEEEKEEKKEKDEKQEQAKTESSDQSASEEEEDESGERVIAMPSVRKFAREKDVNINKVSGSGKNGRVLKEDVEAYINGDQKSETTQTEAEETTDQGTTQEAQQQEAPQGQYPETREKMNGMRKAIAKAMSNSKQTAPHVTLMDEVDVTELVAHRKKFKQVAADQDIKLTYLPYVVRALVSTLKKYPTLNASLDDEAQEIVYKHYYNIGIAADTDKGLVVPVVKDADRKSIFGISSEINELAGKARDGKLTSEEMKGASCTITNIGSAGGQWFTPVINHPEVAILGIGRIAEKPVVKDGEVVVAPVLALSLSFDHRLIDGATAQNAMNQIKRLLNDPQLIMMEA
- a CDS encoding alpha-ketoacid dehydrogenase subunit beta, translating into MAQMTMIQAITNAMHTELKNDENVLIFGEDVGQNGGVFRATEGLQAEYGEDRVFDTPLAESGIIGMSVGLALQDFRPVPEIQFIGFIYEAMDAINGQMARYRYRSGDTYNMPVTIRAPFGGGVHTPELHADSLEGLLTQQPGIRVVVPSTPYDAKGLLLSSIRNNDPVFFLEHMKLYRSFRGEVPEEDYTVELDKADVKREGKDVTLIGYGAMVHQALKAADQLAEDGIEAEVIDLRTISPIDYDTIIESVKKTNRVVMIQEAQKQGGVAAAVTSEIQERAILHLEAPILRVTAPDTVYPFSQAEEVWLPNHNSIIEKVNKVMNF
- the pdhA gene encoding pyruvate dehydrogenase (acetyl-transferring) E1 component subunit alpha; this translates as MKRTIEQVENQFETFQILNEDGEIVNEDAMPDLSDEDLQELMRRMVYTRILDQRSIALNRQGRLGFYAPTAGQEASQLGSHFAMEKEDFLLPAYRDVPQLIFHGLPLYQAFLFSRGHFHGNQMPEVNAVSPQIIIGAQYTQAAGVALGMKKRGKKNVAVTYTGEGGASQGDFYEGINFAGAYQAPAIFFVQNNRYAISVPAEKQTAAQTNAQKAVAAGIEGVQVDGMDVLAVYKATLDARERAVNGEGPSLIETLTYRYGPHTMAGDDPTRYRNEEEENEWEKKDPLTRFRKYLESKDLWSEEKENEIIENAKEEIKAAIKKADEQPKQKVTDLISIMHEELPANLKEQKEEYEEKESK